One Alteromonas sp. KC3 DNA segment encodes these proteins:
- the gspF gene encoding type II secretion system inner membrane protein GspF: MAAFAYKALNAKGKNANGVLEGDNARQVRQQLREKGLIPLEVEQVAERAQNDGKGLSFSFFKPRISASDLALLTRQLATLVESALPVEEALLAVAEQSEKPRQKNMMMAVRSKVVEGHGLADAMSEFPSVFDELYRAMVAAGEKSGHLDTVLNRLADYTERRQQTRSQISQALIYPSLMLFFAVGIIVMLLTIVVPKIVGQFTNSGQELPTITKLLIAISEWMQNYGLFLFMAIVLLIVVMQRVLQQKHMKLRYHKLLLKLPLIGKVSRGMNTARFARTLSILSASAVPLLEAMRISGDVLENQHIKNQVSDAAVNVKEGSSLRAALDNTKMFPPMMMHMIASGEKSGELQQMLTRAADNQDREFEALIGVSLKVFEPLLIVSMAGIVLFIVMAILQPILALNNMVNI; this comes from the coding sequence ATGGCAGCGTTTGCTTATAAGGCGCTTAATGCCAAGGGAAAAAACGCCAATGGCGTATTAGAGGGTGATAATGCTCGTCAAGTACGCCAGCAGCTGCGCGAAAAGGGGTTAATTCCCTTAGAGGTTGAACAGGTTGCCGAACGCGCGCAAAACGATGGCAAAGGTTTATCATTCAGTTTCTTTAAGCCGCGTATCTCTGCGTCTGATCTGGCGCTACTTACGCGTCAATTGGCAACATTAGTTGAATCAGCACTTCCCGTTGAGGAAGCATTGCTGGCCGTTGCTGAGCAGAGCGAAAAGCCACGTCAGAAGAACATGATGATGGCAGTAAGAAGCAAAGTTGTTGAAGGTCATGGTCTTGCTGATGCCATGAGTGAATTTCCTAGCGTGTTTGATGAATTGTATCGCGCCATGGTGGCAGCTGGGGAAAAATCAGGACACCTCGACACCGTATTAAATCGCTTGGCCGACTATACGGAGCGCCGCCAACAAACCCGCAGTCAAATTTCTCAAGCCCTTATCTACCCGTCACTGATGCTGTTTTTCGCGGTAGGTATTATTGTGATGTTACTGACCATAGTGGTGCCTAAAATTGTGGGGCAATTTACTAACTCCGGGCAGGAGCTCCCTACCATTACTAAGCTACTTATCGCCATTAGTGAGTGGATGCAAAACTACGGGCTGTTTTTGTTTATGGCCATCGTGTTGCTTATTGTAGTGATGCAACGGGTATTACAACAAAAACACATGAAACTACGCTATCACAAACTGTTACTTAAACTGCCATTAATCGGCAAAGTATCGCGAGGAATGAATACCGCGCGTTTTGCTCGCACGTTAAGTATATTAAGTGCCAGTGCAGTGCCGCTACTCGAGGCTATGCGCATTTCTGGTGATGTATTAGAAAATCAGCACATAAAAAATCAGGTGTCTGACGCCGCGGTTAACGTAAAAGAAGGCAGTAGCCTGCGTGCCGCGTTAGATAATACAAAAATGTTTCCACCAATGATGATGCACATGATTGCATCAGGTGAAAAGTCGGGCGAGCTTCAGCAAATGCTCACTCGCGCGGCAGATAATCAGGATAGGGAATTCGAAGCGCTTATTGGTGTCTCACTCAAGGTATTTGAACCCTTACTTATTGTATCGATGGCAGGCATTGTTCTGTTTATCGTAATGGCAATATTGCAGCCAATTCTAGCATTGAACAACATGGTGAATATTTAA
- the gspG gene encoding type II secretion system major pseudopilin GspG encodes MKTLRRSSGFSLIEVMVVLLIIGIMAAMIAPNVIGSGEEAKRQKAAVDIQTLKGALQMYKLRNNRYPTTEQGLESLVSAPTIEPIPRNYPEGGYIDRLPEDPWGNPYALISPGELGEIDIFSNGPDGEPGTDDDIGNWNIDEYL; translated from the coding sequence ATGAAAACTCTACGTCGCAGTTCCGGATTTAGTTTGATTGAAGTAATGGTTGTACTTCTAATCATTGGCATAATGGCCGCAATGATCGCGCCTAATGTTATTGGCAGCGGTGAAGAAGCCAAACGCCAAAAAGCAGCGGTAGACATTCAAACGCTCAAAGGTGCGCTACAAATGTACAAGTTGCGCAATAACCGTTATCCAACGACCGAGCAAGGGCTTGAGTCATTGGTAAGTGCGCCTACTATCGAGCCAATTCCGCGTAACTACCCTGAAGGTGGCTACATCGATCGTCTTCCAGAAGATCCATGGGGCAACCCTTACGCATTGATTAGTCCAGGAGAGTTGGGCGAAATTGACATTTTCTCTAATGGTCCTGATGGCGAACCAGGTACTGATGACGATATCGGTAACTGGAATATTGACGAGTACCTTTAA
- the gspH gene encoding type II secretion system minor pseudopilin GspH produces MHRPSSIHSKHSGFTLIEVMVVLLLIGLAAGYVMYNAFGSSQADLLKSQAQRLQVLTDMASDYAVLNQRQLGIRFEHDKHEYYFVYLDDEDKWQRLDDEEMYATHTLPEPFTFTLNLDDLPWDVEERLFDRDLFDENLSVSEEGVDIGNEEDKLLPPPQVLIMSSGEITPFTLSFNYEGDFDEEAVYYSLQNQELPPLSLEGPLERPL; encoded by the coding sequence ATGCACAGGCCAAGCAGTATACATAGCAAACATTCGGGCTTTACCCTTATTGAGGTTATGGTTGTACTGCTGCTTATTGGTTTGGCTGCGGGGTATGTAATGTACAACGCCTTTGGTTCAAGCCAAGCGGATTTATTGAAAAGTCAGGCCCAACGCTTACAAGTACTTACTGACATGGCCAGTGACTACGCCGTGCTAAACCAAAGACAACTGGGTATTCGCTTCGAACACGATAAGCACGAGTACTATTTTGTCTATTTGGACGATGAAGATAAGTGGCAACGTTTAGACGATGAAGAAATGTATGCCACTCACACCTTGCCAGAGCCCTTTACATTCACCCTAAACTTGGATGATTTACCCTGGGATGTAGAAGAGCGCCTGTTTGACAGAGATTTGTTTGACGAAAATCTCAGTGTGTCTGAAGAGGGAGTAGATATTGGCAATGAAGAAGATAAGTTGTTACCGCCACCGCAAGTCTTAATTATGTCGAGCGGCGAAATTACGCCTTTCACATTGTCGTTTAATTACGAGGGAGACTTTGACGAAGAGGCGGTATATTACAGCTTACAGAATCAAGAACTACCACCACTTTCCTTAGAAGGTCCTTTGGAGCGTCCACTGTGA
- the gspI gene encoding type II secretion system minor pseudopilin GspI: MRCSPTRQRATGFTLIEVMVALSIFALAGTAILKAASEHLSSIGQIESVTFANWVASNRLNQLQLETTWPPKNNVKGNMEMADRTWYWKQTVTKTNDDDLRSVTIFVGEDKTYNDSVTSVTTFVAKPTGGS; the protein is encoded by the coding sequence ATGCGGTGTTCCCCAACTCGTCAGCGCGCAACGGGCTTTACGTTAATTGAAGTCATGGTAGCGCTGTCTATTTTCGCACTGGCAGGCACAGCTATCTTAAAGGCAGCCAGCGAACACCTTTCTAGCATAGGACAAATTGAGTCGGTTACCTTTGCCAATTGGGTTGCCAGCAATCGGTTAAATCAGCTTCAGCTGGAAACAACGTGGCCACCCAAAAATAACGTTAAGGGCAATATGGAAATGGCCGATCGCACTTGGTATTGGAAGCAAACCGTTACTAAAACAAATGACGACGACCTGCGTTCCGTAACCATTTTCGTGGGTGAAGACAAAACCTATAACGACTCTGTTACGTCAGTAACGACGTTTGTTGCTAAGCCAACAGGCGGTAGTTAA
- the gspJ gene encoding type II secretion system minor pseudopilin GspJ: MGKQRGFTLIEVLIAMAIFAMIGLASTAILTTVIDSNELSEERFVKLQLLQRAMTTIERDIKQAVPRPVRVNGEKQSIVMAGGEIGDSDDDGIGFVRTGWHNPQLMLPRSTLQYVAYRLREDRLERLYGNYVDNVIGYEPKIRVLLEGIESFKVEFVAATNSTSSVKESDDLTWSESYKGEKLPRAVAIEFVSVDFGKIRREFVLTTGGQ; this comes from the coding sequence ATGGGCAAGCAACGCGGGTTTACCCTTATCGAGGTGCTAATTGCCATGGCTATTTTTGCCATGATCGGACTTGCCTCTACCGCCATTTTAACCACAGTAATAGATAGTAACGAACTGTCAGAAGAACGCTTTGTAAAACTGCAGTTGCTTCAACGTGCCATGACGACTATTGAACGGGATATTAAACAAGCGGTTCCTCGTCCCGTTCGCGTAAACGGTGAAAAGCAAAGTATCGTGATGGCGGGCGGAGAAATAGGCGATAGCGACGATGATGGTATTGGTTTTGTGCGTACAGGCTGGCACAACCCACAACTCATGTTACCTCGCAGTACCCTTCAATATGTTGCGTACCGATTACGCGAAGATAGGCTAGAGCGCCTCTATGGTAACTACGTCGACAATGTCATTGGTTACGAACCTAAGATACGTGTACTGCTTGAGGGCATAGAAAGCTTTAAAGTGGAGTTTGTGGCGGCCACAAATAGCACATCGTCGGTAAAGGAAAGCGATGATTTAACCTGGAGTGAAAGCTATAAAGGCGAGAAACTCCCACGCGCCGTAGCCATCGAATTTGTCAGTGTAGATTTTGGCAAAATTCGCCGCGAATTTGTGTTAACCACAGGTGGTCAATGA
- the gspK gene encoding type II secretion system minor pseudopilin GspK encodes MKNGFVKQRPVQPSSLPKQQGVALIIVLMVVALVAVLATEMGTRLQLQIQRTMNLKDNNQAYWYALGAEAFARKSIQTLITETPDVISLDQPWAQEFSYPLENGGLTANLEDLQSCFNLNAILAGASSSNSNANGNANQTEAMEAFHTMLLALNIDELDAYTANTIRDSLADWVDDDDFPRSYGAEDSEYESREFPYLAANGLLASKSELRIINGVSANWLRALMPLVCVVPESTDLKINVNTLDEKDIPLLMGLTGLDNQQASSLISSRPEGGWDEVNDFLNDPVITALNLSNTRLDWFDVKTAYFMLHTKTQYNKATFKLSTVFHVSTDNGVSIVSREFGGTY; translated from the coding sequence ATGAAAAACGGCTTCGTAAAACAGCGCCCAGTTCAGCCATCATCACTACCTAAGCAACAGGGGGTAGCGCTAATTATCGTGTTAATGGTTGTCGCCCTTGTAGCAGTGCTCGCCACCGAAATGGGTACGCGCTTACAACTTCAAATACAGCGCACCATGAACCTAAAAGACAATAACCAAGCCTACTGGTATGCGCTTGGCGCTGAGGCCTTTGCGCGCAAATCTATTCAAACCCTTATCACCGAAACACCTGATGTTATTTCACTGGATCAGCCGTGGGCGCAAGAATTTAGTTATCCGTTAGAAAATGGTGGGCTTACGGCAAACTTAGAAGATTTGCAGTCATGTTTTAATCTTAACGCTATTTTAGCAGGTGCTAGTAGCAGCAATTCAAACGCCAATGGCAATGCTAATCAAACAGAGGCCATGGAAGCCTTTCATACCATGTTGCTGGCGCTCAATATTGATGAGCTTGACGCCTATACCGCCAATACCATTCGAGATAGCCTGGCCGACTGGGTAGACGATGATGATTTTCCGCGCAGTTATGGCGCTGAAGACAGTGAATATGAGTCTCGCGAGTTTCCCTATTTAGCCGCGAATGGATTACTGGCATCAAAAAGCGAATTGCGTATTATAAACGGTGTGTCTGCCAATTGGTTACGCGCGCTGATGCCGCTAGTGTGCGTAGTTCCTGAGAGCACAGACCTTAAAATTAACGTCAATACACTTGATGAAAAAGATATTCCGCTATTAATGGGGTTAACTGGGTTAGATAATCAACAAGCATCTAGCCTGATTAGCAGCCGTCCAGAAGGCGGCTGGGATGAAGTAAACGACTTTTTAAATGATCCAGTGATCACAGCATTGAATTTGTCTAACACCCGTTTAGACTGGTTCGACGTGAAAACTGCGTATTTTATGTTGCACACAAAAACACAGTACAACAAAGCAACTTTTAAGCTTTCCACCGTGTTTCACGTGAGCACCGACAATGGTGTTAGCATAGTGAGCCGCGAGTTCGGGGGAACCTATTGA
- the gspL gene encoding type II secretion system protein GspL — translation MEQLLVRLGANHADPISWLVYSQTENEIIASGELPDADALSTLKERAGHRAVIALAPSSDILLKWVTLPPRAGRKILSAIPFMLEDELATDISQQFFAIGPKKGDEQAVAIVSHEKMQQWQQWLSEAGLFCDTIIPDVLAVPVTEQGWSVLTLGEQLLVRQDTFKGVQGEQTWLLPTLAHFTAQQESVVTITNYAGIDLAILPNIQEAQAPLELPMQVLAKEAMQSQFNLCQGEYKIKRKRSGALSQWRVAAVLAVLVLCTSLIDKSVTLYQLSAQNDALSADIDKTVKAGFPNIGTYRNVKLKLQSELAKLEQGGGNASMLVMLDQLASAFSSTGVKPQTLRFDASRTEIRIQAQGKNFEALEQFKRTAENAGFVVEQGAINNRDNGVVGTVSIRSTS, via the coding sequence ATGGAACAATTATTGGTGCGATTGGGCGCCAACCATGCCGATCCAATTAGTTGGTTGGTGTATTCACAAACTGAGAATGAAATTATCGCGTCGGGTGAATTACCTGATGCCGATGCACTATCAACGCTAAAAGAGCGTGCGGGTCACCGTGCGGTTATTGCATTGGCGCCTAGCAGTGACATCTTGCTTAAGTGGGTCACTTTACCACCTCGTGCGGGTCGTAAGATTTTATCAGCCATTCCATTTATGCTTGAAGACGAACTCGCCACCGATATTAGTCAGCAGTTTTTTGCCATTGGCCCTAAAAAAGGCGATGAACAAGCAGTAGCCATTGTCAGCCACGAAAAAATGCAGCAATGGCAGCAATGGTTAAGTGAGGCAGGTCTGTTTTGCGACACAATTATTCCTGATGTGTTGGCGGTGCCTGTTACCGAACAAGGTTGGTCTGTGCTGACATTGGGTGAACAATTACTGGTGCGCCAAGATACCTTCAAAGGCGTACAAGGCGAGCAAACCTGGCTATTGCCTACACTTGCTCATTTCACTGCGCAGCAGGAGTCAGTGGTTACTATCACTAACTATGCCGGTATCGACTTAGCGATATTGCCTAATATTCAAGAGGCACAAGCGCCGTTAGAATTGCCTATGCAGGTTCTCGCGAAAGAAGCCATGCAATCACAATTTAATCTGTGCCAAGGCGAGTACAAAATTAAGCGTAAGCGCAGTGGCGCATTATCGCAGTGGCGCGTAGCTGCGGTACTCGCTGTGCTTGTACTGTGTACTAGCTTAATTGATAAATCGGTGACGCTTTATCAGCTTTCAGCGCAAAACGACGCGTTGAGCGCCGATATTGATAAAACGGTAAAGGCAGGGTTCCCCAATATTGGCACGTACCGCAACGTTAAATTAAAGCTACAAAGCGAATTAGCAAAGCTGGAACAAGGTGGCGGGAATGCTTCTATGTTGGTCATGTTAGATCAATTAGCTTCAGCCTTTTCATCAACGGGTGTTAAGCCGCAGACGTTGCGTTTTGACGCCAGCCGCACTGAAATTCGCATTCAAGCACAAGGCAAAAACTTTGAAGCGCTTGAACAGTTTAAACGCACAGCAGAAAACGCAGGCTTTGTGGTAGAACAAGGCGCTATTAACAACCGCGACAATGGCGTGGTAGGTACAGTGTCTATTAGGAGTACCTCATGA
- the gspM gene encoding type II secretion system protein GspM — protein MNALLERYKALTEREQKLVLVSAVVMVIALFYFAVWAPLNSAIDQQKKLLDNQQSLLVWVKDSAARAQQLRRSTSGQRAFSGSLPQAVNRTTSQHNIEVSRMQPQGDELQVWVDQAAFNNVLEWLKAMESMGVVILQADIAEADAAGHIKIRRLQLGKA, from the coding sequence ATGAACGCATTATTAGAAAGGTATAAAGCGCTAACCGAGCGCGAGCAAAAATTAGTATTAGTGTCAGCGGTTGTGATGGTAATCGCACTATTTTATTTTGCCGTTTGGGCGCCACTTAACAGTGCCATCGACCAGCAAAAGAAGCTGCTTGATAACCAACAGTCGTTACTTGTCTGGGTTAAAGATAGCGCTGCCCGTGCGCAGCAACTAAGACGCAGTACGAGTGGTCAGCGTGCGTTTTCAGGCTCGCTACCACAGGCCGTGAATCGCACCACCAGCCAACACAATATTGAAGTATCTCGCATGCAGCCACAGGGAGATGAATTACAAGTGTGGGTTGACCAAGCCGCGTTCAACAATGTGCTTGAATGGTTAAAAGCCATGGAGAGTATGGGTGTCGTAATTCTACAAGCTGATATTGCAGAAGCTGATGCTGCAGGCCATATCAAGATCCGTCGTTTACAGTTAGGAAAAGCATGA
- a CDS encoding type II secretion system protein N: protein MKSKVFWILGAIVAFFIFAIAYMPASQVLGRVDLPKGISVDKVSGTLFEGKAQTVVVNGLPVNNVKWQLSPLALFVGQIRLDVKAGNIREKNDIAFEGPIKTGLFSQSSISTQDFTLYLPVDRVIAQVRLPLPVNAGGRFKVKLDELTFGPTCQALNGTGDWLNATVAGTQGPIDFGTYSAKLRCEGDDIGITVSEPNLLGLSMDAVVAPSFKKVNVSGKFKPDESLPDEVHQASRLFGTPDASGYIAIKL from the coding sequence ATGAAGTCAAAAGTCTTTTGGATTTTAGGTGCCATCGTTGCCTTTTTCATTTTTGCCATTGCTTATATGCCAGCGTCTCAAGTACTTGGCCGCGTAGACTTACCCAAAGGCATATCAGTAGATAAGGTCAGCGGCACACTGTTTGAAGGTAAGGCTCAAACTGTTGTGGTTAACGGGCTACCCGTAAACAACGTAAAATGGCAACTCAGCCCGCTTGCGCTATTTGTGGGTCAAATTAGATTAGATGTAAAAGCCGGTAATATTCGCGAAAAAAACGACATTGCATTTGAAGGCCCAATTAAAACCGGGTTGTTCAGCCAATCGTCGATAAGCACACAAGACTTCACTTTGTATTTACCGGTTGACCGTGTTATTGCTCAGGTGCGCTTGCCTTTGCCCGTTAATGCAGGCGGTCGTTTTAAAGTGAAACTGGACGAGCTAACCTTCGGTCCCACGTGCCAAGCCTTAAATGGAACAGGAGACTGGCTTAACGCCACCGTTGCCGGTACCCAAGGTCCAATTGATTTTGGTACGTATTCCGCCAAGCTGCGCTGTGAAGGCGATGATATTGGCATAACCGTTAGCGAGCCGAACCTGCTTGGTCTTTCGATGGATGCCGTGGTTGCACCTTCATTTAAGAAAGTGAATGTCAGTGGTAAATTTAAACCAGATGAAAGTTTACCTGACGAGGTACACCAAGCATCTCGATTATTTGGTACGCCTGATGCTAGTGGCTATATCGCTATCAAACTTTAA
- a CDS encoding YdgA family protein, with product MNKPLLIGGGLTLAALAISPYFIGNGLQDRVNTAIDAVNEQVVYQASIASYDKGWFSSRAEIDVAIDLAALMSAQQVDLDDTLPDGNPTVKVTLTANHGPVYFGDGVGIGKVHYTVSVDGSELREYASWDETQAIYLNEGVAGLFGGLTYRDEIPAFSATSDEDGTTLSFSGYKGEATQQGDNIVYIASSDEFTVKGPALNMEMANISVNAQYAGDIIAAMKGELFDSELALKIATMSFTDFETNSDVAIKDITFSADTDVNKQTNLANVYVEYGVGELNGPDIDASDMTLGVAVNNLQLDFIRAYQDFSNATLLMPAEEVPAKMMAFVQDNLLTQLKTEPEINITKLTATVPEGSFSAHANTKLVGITALPGTLEDVGYWVSHLLADATITADKAFAESMMSGYMMGQILANPQAQGMSPEEIQAAADQQAPMMINSFAQQGLIKVTEDGYETQLTLKDGKANVNGTPIPLPFAPQ from the coding sequence ATGAACAAACCTCTCTTAATTGGCGGTGGCTTAACACTCGCTGCTCTTGCCATTTCACCTTATTTCATCGGCAACGGTTTACAAGACCGTGTAAACACAGCGATTGATGCCGTTAATGAACAAGTGGTTTACCAAGCCAGCATTGCTTCGTACGACAAAGGCTGGTTTAGCTCTCGTGCAGAAATAGACGTTGCCATCGATTTGGCGGCATTAATGTCGGCACAACAAGTCGACCTTGACGACACACTGCCCGACGGCAACCCCACCGTAAAAGTAACGCTAACTGCAAACCATGGTCCTGTGTACTTTGGTGACGGGGTAGGCATTGGTAAGGTGCACTATACCGTTTCAGTTGATGGCAGTGAACTGCGCGAGTATGCATCGTGGGATGAAACACAAGCTATTTACTTGAACGAAGGCGTAGCGGGGCTGTTTGGCGGTCTAACTTATCGAGACGAAATCCCGGCCTTTAGCGCAACCAGTGACGAAGATGGTACAACATTAAGCTTTTCGGGTTATAAAGGCGAGGCCACACAGCAAGGCGATAATATAGTTTATATCGCGTCGAGTGATGAGTTTACTGTCAAGGGCCCAGCACTCAACATGGAAATGGCTAATATTTCTGTGAACGCCCAATACGCAGGCGATATTATCGCCGCTATGAAAGGCGAGCTGTTCGATTCCGAATTGGCGCTGAAAATTGCCACTATGTCCTTTACAGACTTTGAAACGAATAGTGATGTTGCAATCAAAGACATTACATTCAGCGCCGATACCGATGTGAACAAACAAACGAACTTGGCGAATGTGTACGTAGAGTATGGTGTGGGCGAGCTAAATGGCCCGGACATAGATGCATCAGACATGACTCTTGGTGTCGCGGTAAATAACTTGCAGCTTGATTTTATCCGCGCATACCAAGATTTCAGTAATGCAACCTTACTGATGCCCGCTGAAGAAGTGCCAGCAAAAATGATGGCGTTTGTTCAAGACAACCTGCTTACGCAACTTAAAACTGAGCCAGAGATAAATATTACCAAGCTAACCGCAACGGTTCCTGAAGGGTCGTTCAGCGCTCATGCTAATACAAAATTAGTAGGAATTACTGCCTTACCTGGCACATTAGAAGATGTGGGCTATTGGGTGAGTCACTTACTTGCCGATGCAACGATTACCGCAGATAAAGCGTTTGCTGAGAGTATGATGTCAGGCTATATGATGGGACAAATATTGGCGAACCCTCAAGCCCAAGGCATGAGCCCTGAAGAAATACAGGCGGCTGCCGATCAGCAAGCGCCAATGATGATTAATTCTTTTGCACAACAAGGGTTAATAAAAGTCACTGAAGACGGTTACGAGACACAATTAACCCTTAAAGATGGCAAAGCCAACGTTAATGGCACTCCCATACCGTTGCCATTTGCACCTCAATAA
- a CDS encoding MBL fold metallo-hydrolase, which produces MHAHRITTQSHSQKRLCRPQRNRALNNLLVTTLCSAVLSFSSVAYSENSDVRTPESTPNKVTKAQACHDVSVQVLGSGGPELDDGRTSSAYIVWVDDSARILVDAGSGSSVQFGASGALFDDIQAMVLSHLHTDHAADVPSFVKGSFFTSRNNDLPIFGPQGNDVMPDTSTYLKTLLGSHGAYRYLSSYTKEGQDDYTIRPTSVSLSASLQSPFTVSLNDAISLEALSVHHGPIPALAWKVKVNGCEVVFSGDTNDKANTLAEFANGADLLVLHNAIDDNAGGVAKNLHMTPKQLIAIATQSKAKRILLSHIMKRSEPGLAALNEAITVVAPGRVYSAVELMNITLDQE; this is translated from the coding sequence ATGCATGCACATCGAATCACAACACAAAGTCACTCACAAAAGCGCCTGTGCCGCCCGCAGCGAAACAGGGCACTAAATAATTTGCTCGTCACTACACTGTGCAGCGCCGTGTTGAGTTTCTCTAGCGTTGCGTATAGTGAAAATAGTGATGTGCGAACGCCGGAATCTACACCAAATAAAGTGACAAAGGCTCAAGCGTGTCACGACGTTTCGGTACAAGTACTTGGTTCAGGCGGTCCTGAATTGGATGATGGGCGCACTTCAAGCGCTTACATAGTGTGGGTTGACGATAGTGCGCGTATTTTGGTTGATGCAGGTAGTGGCAGCAGTGTGCAGTTTGGTGCGTCCGGAGCGTTATTTGACGATATCCAAGCAATGGTGTTGTCGCACTTACACACTGACCACGCTGCCGATGTGCCCAGCTTCGTAAAGGGAAGCTTTTTCACCTCTCGAAATAACGACTTACCCATTTTCGGGCCACAAGGCAACGACGTTATGCCAGATACATCGACTTACCTTAAAACGCTTTTGGGCAGTCATGGCGCTTATCGCTACTTGTCTTCTTATACCAAGGAAGGACAAGACGACTACACCATTCGACCTACTTCGGTATCACTATCAGCGTCATTACAGTCACCGTTCACCGTTTCACTTAATGATGCTATAAGCCTAGAGGCGCTTTCAGTTCATCACGGTCCCATTCCGGCCCTTGCATGGAAAGTAAAGGTAAATGGCTGTGAGGTTGTATTTTCTGGTGATACTAATGACAAGGCCAATACACTCGCTGAGTTTGCTAACGGTGCTGACCTTTTAGTGTTACATAATGCCATTGACGATAACGCAGGTGGGGTTGCTAAAAATTTGCACATGACACCAAAGCAGCTGATTGCGATTGCCACCCAATCGAAAGCTAAGCGAATATTGCTATCTCATATTATGAAACGCAGTGAGCCAGGGTTGGCAGCGCTAAATGAAGCTATTACTGTAGTGGCACCAGGAAGGGTATACAGCGCAGTAGAACTGATGAACATTACCCTTGACCAAGAGTAA